The Sphingobacteriales bacterium genome has a segment encoding these proteins:
- a CDS encoding glycosyltransferase codes for MLLFPFVCGMIAALLPKRRLPNKENNSRADFACIITAYQHLDGCEALVRSLLQQPYRNFHIYLVADACSAAECAQLKAALQQYSDFFTLLSPPAPLSSKLRSLRYGLQSFVRLHNFTVVFDPDNEATPDFLNQLNRYISAGYGAVQGRRCAKNLDSNIAGNDAIGEIYKNHIERYIPFQIGSSATIAGSGMAIRTEWFAAFLQHLEHHLSSEGKIIPAEDKMLQNFLVQQQHIIAYAPEALLADEKIRRAEQVQRQRTRWLFAYFENIPYALRHFVVGFFTFNINRFVFGTFSLILPLFLLLSAALLLLVLNIWLAPQWALAMAAAIVIFVLNIFYSLWYWNASRKIWSSVTALPVFIGRQALALFQIKKAKKDFLTTRHQNEDPTAL; via the coding sequence ATGCTGCTATTTCCGTTTGTATGCGGAATGATAGCCGCCTTGCTGCCCAAACGCCGCTTGCCAAACAAAGAAAATAACAGCAGGGCTGATTTTGCGTGTATTATTACAGCCTATCAGCATTTGGACGGCTGCGAGGCATTGGTGCGTTCTTTATTACAACAACCATATCGCAATTTTCATATTTATTTAGTGGCAGATGCCTGCTCTGCCGCCGAGTGCGCGCAACTCAAAGCAGCTCTGCAACAGTATTCGGATTTTTTTACGCTCCTCTCCCCTCCTGCCCCACTCTCTTCAAAATTGCGTTCGCTGCGCTATGGCTTGCAGTCTTTTGTGCGTCTGCACAATTTCACGGTAGTTTTTGACCCCGACAACGAAGCTACACCCGACTTTTTAAACCAGCTCAACCGTTACATTTCGGCAGGCTACGGCGCGGTGCAAGGACGGCGTTGTGCAAAAAACTTAGACAGCAATATTGCAGGCAACGATGCCATCGGCGAAATTTATAAGAACCACATTGAACGCTATATCCCCTTCCAAATAGGCTCGTCGGCAACAATTGCGGGGTCGGGTATGGCAATACGCACAGAGTGGTTTGCGGCGTTTTTGCAACATTTGGAGCATCATTTGAGTTCGGAGGGAAAAATTATTCCGGCGGAGGATAAAATGCTGCAAAATTTTTTGGTACAACAGCAACACATCATCGCATACGCTCCCGAAGCCCTGCTCGCCGACGAAAAAATACGCCGCGCCGAACAAGTGCAACGACAACGCACCCGTTGGCTCTTTGCCTATTTTGAAAATATCCCCTACGCCTTGCGGCATTTTGTAGTGGGTTTTTTCACTTTCAATATCAACCGTTTTGTATTTGGTACTTTTTCTTTGATTTTGCCTTTATTTCTGTTGTTGTCGGCTGCTTTGTTGTTGTTGGTATTAAATATATGGTTGGCTCCTCAGTGGGCACTCGCTATGGCAGCAGCGATTGTAATTTTTGTGTTGAATATTTTTTATTCGCTGTGGTATTGGAATGCCTCCCGCAAAATCTGGTCATCGGTAACGGCATTACCCGTATTTATCGGTCGTCAGGCATTGGCTT
- a CDS encoding glycosyltransferase family 2 protein gives MEIGDSNSQHTPLVSIITLNYNSAALTLQLLESVRLYCSVPYEIIVVDNASRPHEIPSECEQFPHTTLILNDENKGFSGGNNVGIKAAKGEFIFLVNNDTEFTPHLVERLLETLQQNPKIGVVCPLIRYFEPRDTIQFVGFTKVHTFTARNETLGNMEKDEGQYQQLRLSPYAHGAAMLLPRHVVDEVGLMPEDYFLYYEELDWSEQIRRKGYEIAVNPQAVIFHKESASTGKESPLKTYYLTRNRILFMRRNAPLRYFVLFALFFAFFTVPKSLLRYAGKRQHLQAFTDAIKWHFPKKTPLIIALYLSYSIFFSTLFFDFVSRCYVVQFTLYFFARIQCDNYRYAAISVCMRNDSRLAAQTPLAKQRK, from the coding sequence ATGGAAATCGGAGATTCGAATTCTCAGCATACACCGCTTGTATCTATTATTACACTCAATTATAACAGTGCCGCACTTACTCTTCAGCTATTGGAGTCAGTGCGGCTCTATTGTTCAGTACCCTATGAAATAATTGTAGTGGACAATGCTTCGCGCCCGCACGAAATCCCCAGCGAATGTGAGCAATTTCCGCACACCACTTTGATTTTGAATGATGAAAACAAGGGATTTTCAGGCGGTAATAATGTAGGTATCAAAGCAGCAAAAGGTGAGTTTATTTTTTTGGTAAATAATGATACAGAATTTACGCCTCATTTGGTGGAGCGTTTGTTGGAAACCTTACAGCAAAATCCAAAAATCGGGGTGGTTTGTCCTTTAATCCGCTATTTTGAGCCACGTGATACCATTCAGTTTGTGGGATTTACGAAAGTGCATACCTTTACGGCTCGCAACGAAACACTGGGAAATATGGAAAAAGATGAAGGGCAATATCAGCAATTGCGCCTTTCGCCGTATGCACACGGAGCAGCAATGTTGTTGCCGCGCCACGTTGTAGATGAGGTAGGGTTGATGCCGGAAGATTATTTTTTGTATTATGAAGAGTTGGATTGGAGCGAGCAAATACGCCGCAAAGGTTATGAGATTGCAGTGAACCCGCAGGCAGTTATTTTTCACAAAGAATCGGCGAGTACGGGAAAAGAAAGTCCTTTAAAAACATATTATCTTACCCGCAACCGCATTTTATTTATGCGCCGCAATGCGCCTCTGCGGTATTTTGTATTATTTGCCTTGTTTTTTGCTTTTTTTACCGTCCCTAAATCATTGTTGCGCTATGCGGGCAAAAGACAACATTTACAAGCATTTACAGATGCCATCAAATGGCATTTTCCAAAGAAAACTCCTTTGATTATCGCCCTGTATCTTAGTTATTCTATTTTTTTCAGTACGCTTTTTTTTGATTTTGTTTCGCGCTGCTATGTGGTTCAATTTACTTTGTATTTTTTTGCTCGTATTCAATGTGATAATTATCGCTATGCTGCTATTTCCGTTTGTATGCGGAATGATAGCCGCCTTGCTGCCCAAACGCCGCTTGCCAAACAAAGAAAATAA
- a CDS encoding sugar transferase: MHNSTTITTTQPSAIRIEDDALQQVQRTIVCIGLNNSDLCSSEVEGLLPFDFHTLNNRLKVYFWIENKLNTEEDLPFAIICSLDFLEQDNFKLLQKVKENPLGRHIPFILVSTQKRKQVDLKFLLRQGIDDFYILPLEWEFFNKRIEFLSTFKQLAVSLKSSVNTVASAISVTNTGILPQNKRTPIQIGKRLFDIVVASSLILVLSPVLLTIALLVKLDSPGPVIYRSKRAGRDYKVFDFYKFRSMRQGADKELNQLNHLNVYYQENQEKNNSKISFHKFNNDPRVTRLGSFIRRTSIDELPQLFNVLKGDMSIVGNRPLPLYEAEQLTTDYYAKRFLAPAGITGLWQISKGRNEGMSSEERVQLDIEYAENWSFSTDLKVLLHTPLAAIQKSSV; encoded by the coding sequence ATGCATAACTCTACTACTATTACTACAACTCAGCCCAGTGCTATCAGGATTGAAGATGACGCACTCCAGCAGGTTCAACGCACCATTGTTTGCATCGGCTTGAACAACAGCGATTTGTGCAGTTCAGAGGTAGAAGGTTTGTTGCCTTTCGATTTTCATACTTTAAACAACCGTTTAAAAGTTTATTTTTGGATTGAAAACAAATTGAATACAGAAGAAGATCTGCCTTTTGCCATTATTTGCAGTTTAGATTTTTTGGAGCAAGATAATTTTAAATTGCTTCAAAAAGTAAAAGAAAATCCATTGGGTCGCCACATTCCATTTATTTTGGTAAGTACCCAAAAACGCAAGCAGGTGGATTTAAAATTTCTATTACGACAAGGAATAGATGATTTCTATATTCTTCCTTTGGAGTGGGAATTTTTCAATAAACGCATTGAATTTTTAAGCACCTTTAAGCAACTAGCTGTTTCGTTAAAATCATCTGTAAATACAGTTGCCTCTGCGATTTCCGTCACCAACACCGGAATATTACCGCAAAACAAGCGCACTCCCATACAAATAGGCAAACGTTTGTTTGATATAGTGGTGGCGAGTTCATTGATTTTAGTGCTTTCGCCCGTTTTATTGACAATAGCATTGTTGGTAAAATTAGACTCTCCGGGTCCTGTCATTTATCGCTCCAAACGCGCCGGACGCGACTATAAAGTGTTTGATTTTTATAAATTTCGCTCTATGCGTCAAGGAGCCGACAAAGAATTGAATCAACTCAATCACTTAAACGTGTATTATCAGGAAAATCAGGAAAAAAACAATTCAAAAATTTCTTTTCATAAATTCAACAATGACCCGCGAGTTACTCGCTTGGGCAGCTTTATTCGCCGCACCAGCATTGATGAGTTGCCGCAGTTGTTTAATGTGCTGAAAGGCGATATGAGCATCGTGGGCAACCGACCTTTGCCCTTGTACGAAGCCGAACAACTTACCACTGATTATTATGCCAAACGCTTTTTAGCTCCGGCAGGTATTACAGGTTTGTGGCAGATTTCAAAAGGGCGCAACGAAGGTATGAGTTCTGAAGAGCGTGTACAATTGGATATTGAATATGCCGAAAACTGGTCGTTCAGTACCGACTTAAAAGTGTTGTTGCATACTCCTTTGGCAGCCATACAAAAAAGTTCGGTGTAG
- a CDS encoding response regulator has product MREVKSSILLLMKEAGLLQLTQYILNSKGYGVTGFTVCYQAHQWLHQGNFPRLIIMDSPVTFKDEPDFFKGVRYSGIYYNVPILVCMSPEENITLEQDFKDRTTDFIRKPFNPMVLLQKTEALLTRNEYIYA; this is encoded by the coding sequence ATGCGTGAAGTAAAAAGTTCTATTTTATTACTGATGAAAGAAGCCGGATTGCTTCAGCTAACACAATATATACTAAACTCTAAGGGTTATGGAGTAACAGGATTTACTGTCTGCTATCAGGCGCATCAATGGCTGCATCAAGGAAATTTTCCCCGTCTTATCATTATGGATAGTCCGGTTACTTTCAAAGATGAGCCTGATTTTTTTAAAGGAGTTCGTTACAGTGGCATCTATTACAATGTGCCGATATTGGTATGTATGAGTCCGGAGGAGAATATCACGTTGGAACAGGATTTTAAAGACAGAACTACTGATTTTATCAGAAAACCCTTTAATCCTATGGTGTTGCTACAAAAAACAGAAGCGTTATTAACTAGAAACGAATACATATATGCATAA
- a CDS encoding glycosyltransferase family 2 protein yields MVLILLFFIALVVYVFVGYGVALYILVKLFPKQRGAVLGYSEQQLPSLTLIVAAYNEAACMEEKIQNCLELEYPAHLLHIFFVTDGSTDGSEQIVARYPRIRLFHEAQRKGKIAAVHRIMQYAETEIVVFTDANTLLNKEALVLMARHYADAGVGAVSGEKRIRERQADDASGAGEGFYWKYESKLKQWDSDLNTVVGAAGELFSIRTSLYQPVPPDSIIEDFVLTIGIAMRGYRVVYEPDAYAVEPPSASSAEEFKRKVRIAAGGWQTALRLQSLINPFRYGVLSFQYISHRLFRWTLAPFLLPFIFFINAYMVWHGGYAPFFTLLLTAQVVFYLFAAAGAFLEHRKIKFKLFFIPYYFCLMNYAVWRGFFRFLKGNQSVLWEKAKRSND; encoded by the coding sequence ATGGTACTGATACTGTTGTTTTTTATTGCATTGGTGGTGTATGTATTTGTTGGTTATGGGGTGGCATTATATATATTAGTAAAACTATTTCCCAAGCAGAGGGGGGCAGTTTTAGGATACAGCGAGCAGCAACTGCCGTCGCTCACACTCATTGTGGCGGCTTATAATGAGGCGGCTTGTATGGAAGAAAAAATCCAAAACTGTTTGGAGTTGGAGTATCCTGCACATTTATTGCATATATTTTTTGTTACAGATGGCTCTACGGACGGCTCCGAACAAATAGTGGCGCGTTATCCGCGTATTCGTTTGTTTCACGAAGCACAGCGCAAAGGGAAAATCGCTGCCGTACACCGAATAATGCAGTATGCAGAAACAGAAATTGTGGTATTTACCGATGCCAATACTTTGCTCAATAAAGAGGCTTTGGTGCTGATGGCTCGCCACTATGCCGATGCCGGTGTGGGGGCGGTGTCGGGCGAAAAACGTATTCGTGAGCGACAAGCAGATGATGCGAGCGGAGCAGGAGAGGGCTTTTACTGGAAATATGAGTCGAAACTCAAACAGTGGGACTCCGACCTCAATACTGTGGTGGGGGCTGCCGGAGAGCTGTTTTCCATTCGCACAAGTTTGTATCAGCCGGTGCCGCCCGATAGTATTATTGAGGATTTTGTGCTTACGATTGGTATTGCGATGCGTGGCTATCGGGTGGTGTATGAGCCGGACGCTTATGCCGTTGAACCGCCTTCGGCATCTTCGGCGGAGGAGTTCAAGCGCAAAGTGCGTATTGCGGCGGGCGGTTGGCAAACGGCTTTGCGCCTCCAATCACTCATCAATCCGTTTCGCTATGGCGTGTTGTCGTTTCAATATATTTCGCACCGGCTGTTTCGTTGGACTTTAGCTCCTTTTTTATTGCCTTTTATCTTTTTTATCAACGCATATATGGTATGGCACGGTGGCTATGCACCATTTTTTACGTTGTTGCTGACAGCACAAGTGGTTTTTTATCTTTTTGCGGCAGCAGGTGCATTTTTAGAACACAGAAAAATAAAATTTAAACTATTTTTTATCCCCTATTATTTTTGCCTGATGAATTATGCCGTGTGGCGCGGCTTTTTTCGTTTTTTAAAAGGAAATCAAAGTGTGTTGTGGGAAAAAGCAAAACGCAGCAACGATTAA
- a CDS encoding MerR family transcriptional regulator, translating to MPLKDKEITKLYYSIGEVAELMGVAPSQIRFWEREFDILKPKKNRKGNRLFVEADLQNLKLIYHLLKEKRYTIDGAKSELKSKKQKLMDKVEVVDKLEQIRNFLKEIRDTL from the coding sequence ATGCCGCTCAAAGATAAAGAAATAACGAAGTTGTACTATTCAATTGGTGAAGTTGCCGAATTGATGGGAGTAGCACCTTCCCAAATTCGTTTTTGGGAACGTGAATTTGATATTTTAAAACCCAAAAAAAACCGCAAAGGCAATCGTTTATTTGTAGAAGCGGATTTACAAAATCTAAAACTCATTTACCATCTGCTGAAAGAAAAAAGATATACTATTGACGGAGCAAAAAGTGAATTGAAGAGCAAAAAGCAAAAATTAATGGATAAAGTAGAAGTCGTAGATAAATTAGAGCAGATTCGGAATTTTTTAAAAGAAATCCGCGACACTTTATAA
- a CDS encoding DUF1761 domain-containing protein: MTPNPIVLLLAALIPTLVGFIWYHPKVMGGMWMRVTGLREEDLKQGNMAVIFGVSLVLSVFLSFALHTIVIHQYGFYQTLMNYESEMNTAGTEINNLRLAFEKYANEFRTFRHGAIHGALTGIILILPVLGTNALFERKGWSYIFVNVAYWTITLALMGGVICQWSR, encoded by the coding sequence ATGACACCTAATCCTATTGTGTTGTTGCTCGCCGCATTAATACCTACTTTGGTGGGTTTTATATGGTATCATCCCAAAGTAATGGGCGGCATGTGGATGCGTGTTACAGGATTGCGCGAAGAAGATTTGAAACAAGGAAATATGGCAGTAATATTTGGCGTATCTCTTGTATTGAGTGTCTTTCTTTCGTTTGCCCTGCACACTATTGTCATTCATCAGTATGGTTTTTATCAGACTTTGATGAATTACGAGAGCGAAATGAACACTGCTGGTACTGAAATTAACAATTTACGCTTGGCTTTTGAAAAATACGCCAACGAGTTTCGTACTTTTAGACATGGAGCTATACATGGGGCATTGACAGGTATTATTTTAATATTGCCGGTGTTGGGTACTAATGCTTTATTTGAGCGCAAAGGCTGGTCTTATATTTTTGTAAATGTAGCTTATTGGACAATTACTTTGGCTCTGATGGGCGGAGTAATTTGTCAATGGTCAAGATAG
- the alaS gene encoding alanine--tRNA ligase codes for MNAQEVRRAFLQFFASKQHAIVPSAPIVVKNDPTLMFTNAGMNQFKDFFLGNQVPTHRRIADTQKCLRVSGKHNDLEEVGVDTYHHTMFEMLGNWSFGDYFKKEALEWSWELLTEIYGLSKNRLYVSVFGGDEKDGLPPDNEARDIWRTMVAEDHILYGSKKDNFWEMGDTGPCGPCSEIHIDLRSDAERAEISGKDLVNNDHPQVIEIWNNVFIQFERLTDGSLCPLPEKHVDTGMGFERLVRAIQGKSSNYDTDVFTPLIQKVEQLTALRYGINEKTDIALRVLSDHIRAISLTIADGQLPSNTGAGYVIRRILRRAVRYYYSTLQYKKPLLHAMVATLAEQWKDVFPELYQQRDFVAKVILEEENAFLRTLEAGLKRFELLANQPHISGAEAFELYDTFGFPLDLTLLMARESGILVDEKGFEQEMNRQKERSRAATALETGDWVVFNADNETTFVGYEQNECKTVLLKYRKVNLKKTDYYQYVLRETPFYAESGGQVGDIGYLYFEGERVDIIDTQKENNLILHLSTQKPEILNGEVLAVIDQSRRVATASNHSATHLLHAVLRNTLGTHVHQKGSLVAPDYLRFDFSHFSKVSDAELQEIEQQINEKIRENIPVQTDYKNQKEAIESGAMALFGEKYGDVVRVVTIDPEFSRELCGGTHVGATGAIGLFKFLSESSVAAGVRRIEAVSGTAAMEYVNQQFELLQSVKETLKNPKDTLKAVQQLSEENNTLKKELEKLYQEKTLSVKNTLKAKIQQKAGYNLLIEQLDVPNADSVKQIAFALKNEVPNLVAIFGAVTEGKAHLTVMVDEAVLSQYPEWNAATVVRNLAKHIRGGGGGQNFYATAGGSYPEGLAAALESAHELFQVTF; via the coding sequence CACAACGACTTAGAAGAAGTAGGAGTGGATACTTATCACCACACTATGTTTGAAATGTTGGGCAATTGGTCTTTTGGCGATTATTTTAAAAAGGAGGCTTTGGAGTGGTCGTGGGAATTATTGACAGAAATTTACGGGCTTTCCAAAAACAGACTCTATGTGTCAGTATTCGGCGGCGACGAAAAAGACGGCTTGCCTCCCGACAACGAAGCCCGCGATATATGGCGCACAATGGTAGCCGAAGACCATATTTTATACGGCTCTAAAAAAGATAATTTTTGGGAAATGGGCGATACGGGTCCTTGTGGTCCCTGCTCCGAAATTCATATAGACCTGCGCTCCGATGCCGAACGTGCCGAAATATCCGGCAAAGATTTGGTAAACAACGACCACCCGCAAGTCATTGAAATTTGGAACAATGTATTTATACAATTTGAACGCCTGACTGACGGCTCTTTGTGCCCTCTGCCCGAAAAACACGTAGATACGGGTATGGGTTTTGAGCGTTTGGTGCGTGCCATTCAAGGCAAAAGCTCCAACTACGACACAGACGTATTTACGCCTTTGATTCAGAAAGTAGAGCAACTGACGGCTTTGCGCTATGGCATCAACGAAAAAACCGATATTGCCCTGCGCGTACTCAGCGACCACATTCGCGCCATTTCGCTCACCATTGCCGATGGGCAACTGCCCTCCAACACAGGAGCAGGCTATGTGATACGCCGTATTTTACGCCGCGCCGTGCGCTATTATTACAGCACGCTGCAATACAAAAAACCGTTGCTGCACGCAATGGTAGCTACGCTGGCAGAGCAGTGGAAAGATGTATTTCCCGAACTTTATCAGCAACGCGATTTTGTGGCAAAAGTAATTTTAGAAGAAGAAAATGCTTTCCTGCGTACTTTGGAAGCAGGATTGAAACGCTTCGAACTCTTGGCAAATCAGCCGCATATCAGTGGTGCGGAGGCTTTTGAACTCTACGACACTTTTGGTTTTCCTTTGGATTTGACACTCCTGATGGCTCGCGAAAGTGGTATTTTGGTAGATGAAAAAGGATTTGAGCAGGAAATGAACCGACAAAAAGAACGTTCGCGTGCTGCTACCGCTTTGGAAACGGGCGATTGGGTGGTATTTAATGCCGACAACGAAACTACTTTTGTAGGATACGAACAAAATGAATGTAAAACCGTATTGCTCAAATACCGCAAAGTAAATCTCAAAAAAACCGACTATTACCAATATGTGCTGCGCGAAACACCTTTTTATGCCGAAAGCGGCGGACAAGTGGGCGATATCGGTTATTTGTATTTTGAAGGGGAGCGCGTGGATATTATAGATACACAAAAAGAAAACAACCTCATTCTGCATCTCAGCACACAAAAGCCCGAAATTTTGAACGGCGAAGTACTGGCGGTTATAGACCAATCGCGCCGTGTTGCCACTGCCTCCAACCACAGTGCCACACACTTATTACACGCTGTATTGCGCAATACTTTGGGCACACACGTTCATCAAAAAGGCTCTTTGGTAGCTCCCGATTATCTGCGCTTCGATTTTTCGCATTTTAGCAAAGTGAGCGATGCCGAATTGCAGGAAATAGAGCAACAAATCAATGAAAAAATACGCGAAAATATTCCGGTACAAACCGACTATAAAAATCAGAAAGAAGCAATAGAAAGCGGAGCTATGGCACTTTTTGGCGAAAAATACGGCGATGTGGTGCGTGTAGTGACCATTGACCCCGAATTTTCGCGCGAGTTGTGCGGCGGTACGCATGTAGGAGCTACAGGAGCTATCGGTTTATTTAAGTTTTTATCGGAGTCATCTGTGGCGGCAGGTGTGCGCCGCATAGAAGCCGTCAGCGGAACAGCAGCCATGGAGTACGTCAATCAGCAGTTTGAACTGCTCCAATCGGTAAAAGAAACTTTGAAAAACCCGAAAGACACCCTCAAAGCTGTACAGCAGTTGAGCGAAGAAAACAATACTTTGAAAAAAGAATTGGAAAAATTGTATCAGGAAAAAACGCTGTCTGTAAAAAATACACTCAAAGCCAAAATACAACAAAAAGCAGGCTACAACTTGCTAATAGAGCAGCTTGATGTACCCAATGCCGACAGTGTAAAACAAATTGCTTTCGCACTCAAAAATGAAGTTCCGAATTTGGTGGCAATTTTTGGTGCTGTTACAGAGGGCAAAGCACATTTGACGGTGATGGTAGACGAAGCAGTATTGAGCCAATATCCCGAATGGAATGCCGCCACCGTTGTGCGCAATTTGGCAAAACACATCAGAGGCGGCGGCGGCGGTCAAAATTTCTACGCCACAGCCGGAGGCAGCTATCCCGAAGGATTGGCAGCCGCGCTCGAATCGGCACACGAATTATTTCAGGTGACCTTTTAA